One stretch of Sylvia atricapilla isolate bSylAtr1 chromosome 4, bSylAtr1.pri, whole genome shotgun sequence DNA includes these proteins:
- the PGM2 gene encoding phosphopentomutase, with the protein MAARGAPGDAALRRAAEQWLLWDKNPKTYAIVKQLLAEGNAGELQKYFGSRMEFGTAGLRAAMGAGISHMNDLTIIQTTQGFCRYLEKNFSDLKKRGVVIGFDARAHLSSGGSSKRFARLAANTFISQGVPVYLFSDIIPTPFVPYTVTHLKLCAGIMVTASHNPKQDNGYKVYWENGAQIISPHDKGISQAIEENQEPWPQAWDDKLIDSSPLLHDPYAMVNKEYFKDIQKQCFYRNINKETNLKFVHTSVHGVGHKFVQLAFKAFDLSPPFAVPEQKDPDPDFPTVKYPNPEEGKGVLTLSFALAEKDGARIILANDPDADRLAVAEKQESGEWKVFSGNELGALLGWWIFTCWKNNSRDSGAIKDVYMLSSTVSSKILRAIALKEGFHFEETLTGFKWMGNRAKQLMDQGKAVLFAFEEAIGYMCCPAVLDKDGVSAAVITAEMASFLATRNLSLSQQLKAVYDEYGFHITKASYFICHDPKVIQQLFDNLRNFDGKNTYPKSCGRFKVSGIRDLTTGYDSSQPDQKAILPTSKSSQMITFTFANGGVATMRTSGTEPKIKYYSELCAPPGNSDVEQLKKELDELVNALEKHFFQPEKNKLQRKTE; encoded by the exons ATGGCAGCGCGGGGCGCCCCGGGGGATGCCGCGCTCCGCCGCGCGGCCgagcagtggctgctctgggatAAG AATCCAAAAACTTATGCAATCGTGAAACAATTGCTTGCGGAAGGAAATGCTGGAGAACTGCAGAAATACTTTGGCTCACGGATGGAGTTtggcacagcagggctcagagctgccaTGGGAGCAGGGATTTCCCACATGAATGACTTGACTATTATCCAGACAACCCAG GGATTTTGCAGATACCTTGAGAAGAATTTCAGTGATCTGAAAAAGAGAGGAGTTGTGATTGGGTTTGATGCTCGTGCTCATCTTTCCAGTGGAGGTAGTAGCAAAAG GTTTGCAAGACTTGCTGCCAATACCTTCATCAGTCAGGGAGTTCCAGTTTATCTGTTCTCTGATATAATACCAACCCCCTTTGTG CCATACACAGTAACTCATCTGAAGCTTTGTGCTGGAATTATGGTTACTGCTTCCCATAATCCAAAACAAGACAATGGTTACAAG GTTTACTGGGAAAATGGTGCTCAGATCATTTCCCCTCATGACAAAGGAATTTCTCAGGCTATTGAGGAGAACCAAGAACCATGGCCTCAGGCTTGGGATGACAAACTGATTGACAGCAGCCCACTACTTCATGATCCATATGCCATGGTCAATAAGGAGTATTTCAAAGACATACAGAAACAGTGCTTTTACAG gaatATAAACAAGGAAACAAACTTGAAATTTGTTCATACTTCTGTGCATGGTGTAGGACATAAATTTGTGCAGTTGGCATTCAAAGCATTTGACCTTAGCCCTCCTTTTGCTGTTCCGGAGCAGAAAGATCCTGATCCAGACTTTCCTACAGTGAAGTATCCAAATCCTGAAGAAGGCAAAGGTGTTCtg ACATTGTCTTTTGCTTTGGCTGAAAAAGATGGGGCAAGAATCATTTTAGCAAATGATCCTGATGCTGATCGACTGGCAGTGGCAGAAAAACAAGAGAG TGGTGAATGGAAAGTGTTTTCTGGAAATGAACTAGGAGCTCTTTTAGGCTGGTGGATCTTCACTTGCTGGAAAAATAACAGTAGGGATAGTGGTGCCATTAAAGATGTCTACATGTTATCCAGTACTGTTTCCTCCAAAATTCTGAGAGCAATTGCACTAAAGGAAGGTTTTCACTTTGAG GAAACACTGACAGGTTTCAAGTGGATGGGCAACCGTGCCAAACAGCTCATGGACCAGGGGAAAGCTGTTCTTTTTGCATTTGAAGAAGCTATAG GGTATATGTGCTGTCCTGCTGTTTTGGACAAAGatggtgtcagtgctgctgttaTAACTGCGGAGATGGCCAGCTTTTTGGCAACCAGGAATTTGTCTTTGTCTCAGCAGCTGAAAGCTGTCTATGATGA ATACGGCTTCCATATTACCAAAGCTTCGTATTTCATCTGCCATGATCCTAAAGTTATTCAACAGCTTTTTGACAACCTTAGaaattttgatggaaaaaaCACATACCCAAAATCTTGTGGTAGATTTAAAGTTTCTGGAATAAGGGATCTAACTACTGGGTATGACAGCAGCCAGCCAGATCAAAAGGCT ATACTTCCTACTAGTAAAAGCAGCCAAATGATAACATTCACTTTTGCTAATGGAGGAGTGGCCACAATGAGAACCAGTGGGACGGAACCAAAGATCAAGTACTATTCTGAACTTTGTGCACCCCCTGGAAACAG TGATGTTGAACAGCTGAAGAAGGAGCTAGATGAATTGGTCAATGCTCTTGAAAAACACTTCTttcaaccagaaaaaaacaaacttcaaCGAAAGACTGAGTAA